In the genome of Pseudarthrobacter sp. IC2-21, one region contains:
- a CDS encoding SDR family NAD(P)-dependent oxidoreductase → MSLSGKVAIVTGSGQGLGLAYARELARQGAAVVINDVNADTAAQAVAQIEADGGRATAVVAPVGSTEAAKALVEGAVKAFGRLDILVTNAGILRDKSLLKMTDEDFDLVINVHLKGTFTCVREAFAYFKENNIPGRIITIGSPTGQRGNFGQTNYAAAKAGIVGMVRTWALEMKKAGVTVNSVIPVAATAMTKTVPYFQKAVEADERGEVMPSFFRHDLGFGTADDVAGLVAFLASDAAAGITGQVIGAGGDRLQVWTHPEAATTEYREGGWSYDALLENAGELFNADTLQSYGEEFLPLPEELKPEPAPTR, encoded by the coding sequence ATGAGCCTGTCAGGGAAAGTAGCAATCGTCACCGGAAGCGGTCAGGGACTTGGCCTCGCCTACGCCCGGGAACTCGCACGCCAGGGGGCCGCCGTCGTCATCAACGACGTCAACGCCGACACGGCCGCCCAGGCTGTGGCCCAAATTGAGGCAGACGGAGGCCGCGCCACCGCCGTCGTCGCTCCGGTGGGCAGCACCGAAGCCGCCAAGGCGCTGGTAGAAGGCGCCGTCAAAGCCTTCGGCCGCCTGGACATCCTGGTGACCAACGCGGGCATCCTGCGGGACAAGTCCCTCCTGAAGATGACCGACGAGGACTTCGACCTGGTCATCAACGTCCATCTGAAGGGCACCTTCACCTGCGTCCGCGAGGCATTCGCCTACTTCAAGGAAAACAACATCCCGGGCAGGATCATCACCATCGGTTCCCCTACGGGCCAGCGCGGCAACTTCGGCCAGACCAACTACGCGGCAGCCAAGGCCGGCATCGTGGGCATGGTCCGCACCTGGGCCCTGGAAATGAAGAAGGCCGGCGTCACGGTCAACAGCGTGATTCCCGTGGCCGCCACCGCCATGACCAAAACGGTCCCGTACTTCCAGAAGGCCGTTGAAGCCGACGAGCGCGGCGAAGTCATGCCCTCCTTCTTCCGGCATGACCTGGGCTTCGGAACGGCCGACGACGTCGCCGGCCTGGTTGCGTTCCTCGCCTCCGATGCCGCGGCAGGGATCACCGGGCAGGTCATCGGTGCCGGCGGAGACCGGCTGCAGGTTTGGACGCACCCCGAGGCAGCCACCACCGAATACCGCGAGGGCGGGTGGAGCTACGACGCCCTGCTCGAGAACGCCGGTGAGCTGTTCAACGCCGACACGCTCCAGAGCTACGGCGAGGAATTCCTCCCGCTGCCCGAGGAGCTCAAGCCCGAGCCGGCCCCGACCCGCTAG
- a CDS encoding MFS transporter, with protein sequence MSVVNQLQAMGTAERRKEARTVIASSYLGSTIEYYDFLLYATAAAVVFPKVFFSGMDDWVGVVAAYGTFAAGYVARPLGGIIFGHFGDKLGRKNMLIISMLMMGIASTLIGVVPDASVAGPWGAVLLVLLRVFQGIAVGGEWGGAALMALEHSESGKRGFAASFVNAGAPTGAVLGTLAMGAFAALPNDQFLSWGWRVPFLLSFVLLGVGMFVRLKVSESPIFKAALEQEKAEQAQADMEAAQAGITAKRDIPLLLVLRRPKTLIFTMLAGAAGFALQVVLATFSVTYAVSKGADRQGVLYAFAAASALSIVFVILGGKLSDKLGRRPVMIGGLVLFIIYLIPMFQLLSSNSIMLIFVAFAIGLMIHSTLFGPLAAFVSEQFGTTSRYTGASLGYQLATLLGAGFTPGIVAQIFKDSGQDTASVVTYLAVMSVVSIVFILLTREPKNNNLLTVKS encoded by the coding sequence ATGTCCGTAGTCAACCAGCTGCAAGCCATGGGCACTGCCGAGCGGCGCAAGGAAGCGCGCACCGTCATCGCCTCCAGCTACCTGGGCAGCACCATCGAGTACTACGATTTCCTGCTTTATGCCACCGCCGCCGCAGTAGTATTCCCGAAGGTCTTCTTCAGCGGGATGGACGACTGGGTGGGCGTGGTGGCCGCCTACGGCACGTTCGCCGCCGGCTACGTGGCCCGTCCCCTGGGCGGCATCATCTTCGGCCACTTCGGCGACAAGCTCGGCCGCAAGAACATGCTGATCATCTCCATGCTGATGATGGGCATCGCGTCCACGCTAATCGGTGTGGTCCCGGATGCCTCCGTGGCGGGCCCCTGGGGTGCGGTGCTCCTGGTCCTCCTCCGCGTTTTCCAGGGCATTGCCGTGGGAGGGGAGTGGGGCGGTGCAGCACTCATGGCGCTGGAACATTCCGAATCCGGCAAGCGCGGCTTCGCGGCCTCCTTCGTCAATGCGGGCGCTCCCACAGGCGCCGTCCTCGGCACACTCGCCATGGGCGCATTCGCTGCCCTGCCCAACGACCAGTTCCTCAGCTGGGGCTGGCGCGTGCCGTTCCTTCTCTCCTTTGTCCTGCTGGGCGTGGGCATGTTCGTCCGCCTCAAGGTTTCCGAAAGCCCCATCTTCAAGGCTGCGCTGGAACAGGAAAAGGCTGAACAGGCGCAGGCTGACATGGAGGCCGCACAGGCGGGCATCACCGCCAAACGCGACATTCCGCTGCTGCTGGTTTTGCGCCGGCCCAAGACCCTGATCTTCACCATGCTCGCCGGCGCCGCCGGCTTCGCCCTGCAGGTGGTCCTGGCAACCTTCTCCGTCACCTACGCCGTATCCAAGGGCGCGGACCGGCAGGGCGTGCTGTACGCGTTTGCGGCGGCGTCAGCCCTGTCCATCGTGTTTGTCATCCTGGGCGGGAAACTCTCCGACAAACTGGGACGCCGACCGGTCATGATCGGCGGACTGGTCCTGTTCATCATCTACCTCATTCCGATGTTCCAGCTGCTGTCCTCGAACAGCATCATGCTGATCTTCGTGGCTTTCGCCATCGGCCTGATGATCCACTCCACCCTGTTTGGGCCTCTGGCAGCCTTTGTGTCCGAGCAGTTCGGCACCACGTCCCGCTACACCGGGGCATCACTGGGCTACCAACTGGCCACCCTCCTGGGCGCAGGCTTCACCCCCGGCATCGTGGCCCAGATCTTCAAGGACTCCGGCCAGGACACTGCCTCGGTGGTCACCTACCTGGCCGTCATGTCCGTCGTGTCGATCGTTTTCATCCTGCTCACCCGGGAACCGAAGAACAACAACCTCCTGACAGTGAAGTCCTGA
- a CDS encoding DUF202 domain-containing protein, producing the protein MTSQRRPPSHGDPGLQPERTDLAWGRTTLSLVVAAAVFLRWMPHHGLVVSALVAAPLATALAIIFSRKRRFHHAINGINQEAITPDVVSTAAIAASVLVLACLGIYIVLFLPMEH; encoded by the coding sequence GTGACCTCACAACGTAGACCACCTAGCCATGGGGACCCGGGACTCCAACCGGAACGCACGGATCTGGCCTGGGGTCGCACCACCCTGTCCCTTGTGGTTGCGGCCGCAGTGTTCCTGCGTTGGATGCCTCACCACGGCTTGGTTGTGAGCGCCCTGGTCGCGGCACCGCTGGCCACAGCGCTGGCCATCATCTTCTCCCGCAAGCGACGCTTCCACCACGCAATCAACGGCATCAACCAGGAAGCCATCACTCCCGACGTCGTTTCAACCGCAGCCATCGCGGCCAGCGTCCTTGTCCTCGCCTGCCTGGGGATCTATATCGTCCTCTTCCTTCCCATGGAGCACTGA
- a CDS encoding MaoC family dehydratase, which yields MPNLVVDFDKLLTLSGTDLGATEYIEITQEQINKFADATGDDQWIHVDPERAKDGPFGAPIAHGFLTLSLIIPFWGELFDVEGVTTKVNYGLDKVRFTSPVKVGSRIRMQATIAEVTEVKGGAQIKVASTIEIEGQERPAVVAEFLARFYK from the coding sequence ATGCCCAACCTCGTCGTCGACTTTGACAAACTGCTCACCCTTTCCGGCACCGATCTCGGCGCCACCGAATACATCGAGATCACTCAGGAACAAATCAACAAGTTCGCTGATGCGACCGGTGACGACCAGTGGATCCACGTGGACCCTGAGCGCGCCAAAGACGGGCCGTTCGGCGCGCCGATCGCGCACGGTTTCCTGACCCTCTCGCTCATCATCCCGTTCTGGGGCGAGCTGTTCGACGTCGAGGGCGTCACCACCAAGGTCAACTACGGCCTGGACAAAGTCCGCTTCACGTCCCCGGTGAAGGTGGGCTCGCGCATCCGGATGCAGGCCACCATCGCCGAAGTCACCGAGGTCAAGGGCGGCGCCCAGATCAAAGTCGCCAGCACCATCGAAATCGAAGGGCAGGAACGCCCCGCCGTTGTGGCAGAGTTCCTGGCCCGGTTCTACAAGTAG
- a CDS encoding long-chain fatty acid--CoA ligase — MENFGIGSWLQRRRPKSGSKAALISGDRETSYGELADRSARLASALRDRGVTKGDRVAYLGDNHPSFLETLFACGQLGAIFVPLNTRLAPPEIQFQLQDCGAETLIHAGSLAGLATAGVAGTGVTWRISVDDSAGAAAAPEAAGGQGTTAAEDFDTVLASGADQYVDVPVELDDGALILYTSGTTGRPKGALLTHGNVTWNCINVIVDFDFSSQDVALMISPMFHVASLDMGVLPTLLKGGTVILESRFDPARILSLIEQYSVTTMSGVPTTYQLICEHPAWATTDLSSLNKLTCGGSAIPMRVLDAYESRGLQIGTGYGMTETAPGATVLPASRSRDKAGSAGLPHFFTDVRIADPIAGIAAPGTVGEIQIKGPNVIREYWRRPDATAESYADGGWFKSGDLAYTDEEGFVFIADRLKDMIISGGENIYPAEVEQAISELDAVGSVAVIGVPDEKWGEVPRAVVLLRDGARLTEAELRTHLEGRLARYKIPKSVVFVDEMPRTASGKIRKADLRKQSPAQP, encoded by the coding sequence GTGGAAAACTTTGGCATCGGCTCATGGCTGCAGCGCCGCCGTCCCAAGTCCGGCAGCAAGGCCGCGCTCATCAGCGGCGACCGGGAGACCAGCTACGGGGAGCTCGCTGACCGGAGCGCCCGGCTGGCCAGCGCCCTCCGGGACAGGGGAGTGACGAAGGGGGACCGGGTGGCCTACCTGGGCGACAACCACCCGTCATTCCTTGAAACGCTCTTCGCCTGCGGCCAGCTCGGCGCCATCTTCGTCCCCCTCAACACCCGCCTGGCCCCGCCGGAGATCCAGTTCCAGCTTCAGGACTGCGGCGCAGAAACACTCATCCACGCCGGGAGCCTGGCCGGCCTCGCCACGGCCGGCGTGGCAGGCACGGGAGTCACCTGGCGCATCTCAGTGGATGATTCCGCCGGGGCGGCGGCTGCCCCCGAAGCGGCCGGCGGACAGGGCACGACGGCGGCGGAGGACTTCGACACGGTACTCGCCTCAGGTGCGGACCAGTACGTTGATGTGCCGGTGGAACTCGACGATGGCGCCTTGATCCTCTACACCTCCGGGACCACGGGCCGTCCGAAGGGCGCCCTGCTGACCCACGGCAACGTCACCTGGAACTGCATCAACGTGATCGTGGACTTCGACTTTTCCTCGCAGGACGTGGCGCTGATGATTTCGCCGATGTTCCACGTGGCGTCGCTGGACATGGGCGTCCTGCCGACGCTCCTCAAGGGCGGAACGGTCATCCTCGAATCCAGATTTGATCCGGCCAGGATCCTGAGCCTGATCGAGCAGTACAGCGTCACGACGATGAGCGGGGTCCCAACCACCTATCAGCTCATCTGCGAACACCCGGCGTGGGCAACAACCGATCTCAGCTCGCTGAACAAGCTCACCTGCGGGGGATCCGCGATCCCCATGCGGGTGCTCGACGCCTACGAGTCCCGGGGGCTCCAGATCGGCACCGGTTACGGCATGACCGAAACCGCCCCGGGAGCGACGGTCCTCCCCGCGTCGCGGTCCCGTGACAAGGCCGGTTCCGCCGGGCTTCCGCACTTCTTCACCGATGTCCGGATCGCCGACCCGATCGCCGGCATCGCGGCACCGGGAACCGTGGGGGAGATTCAGATCAAGGGCCCCAACGTGATTAGGGAATACTGGCGCAGGCCCGACGCCACCGCCGAATCCTATGCCGACGGCGGCTGGTTCAAATCCGGCGACCTCGCCTACACGGACGAGGAAGGATTCGTGTTCATCGCCGACCGGCTCAAGGACATGATCATTTCCGGCGGCGAGAACATCTACCCGGCAGAAGTGGAGCAGGCCATCAGCGAACTTGACGCCGTGGGCAGCGTGGCAGTGATCGGGGTTCCGGACGAGAAATGGGGCGAAGTTCCCCGTGCCGTGGTGCTGCTGCGGGACGGTGCCCGGCTCACCGAGGCCGAGTTGCGGACCCACCTTGAGGGCAGGCTGGCGCGCTACAAAATCCCCAAGTCGGTGGTGTTCGTGGATGAGATGCCGCGCACAGCCAGCGGAAAGATCAGAAAGGCCGATCTGCGGAAGCAGAGCCCGGCCCAGCCCTGA
- a CDS encoding MarR family winged helix-turn-helix transcriptional regulator — MTLQATDAAVNSSEPSSRLAESSISNDMGFLLAKLHAAGSVLNNAALAEFGLKERSYSVLALACGNLGPTQRELAEFLSLDPSQIVALIDELEQRGLVERKPGVSDRRQKLVAATAEGRKVHGSAQKATKAAEARHLSMLSEREVASLRAILRKAVWAEETPA, encoded by the coding sequence ATGACACTCCAGGCAACGGACGCCGCCGTAAACTCCAGCGAGCCTTCCTCGAGACTGGCGGAATCCAGCATCAGCAATGACATGGGTTTCCTGCTGGCCAAGCTGCACGCGGCCGGAAGTGTGCTGAACAATGCCGCCCTGGCCGAGTTCGGGCTGAAAGAGCGCTCCTACTCGGTGCTCGCGCTGGCCTGCGGCAACCTCGGCCCTACGCAGCGGGAGCTGGCTGAGTTCCTCAGCCTTGACCCCAGCCAGATTGTCGCCCTCATTGACGAACTGGAGCAGCGCGGCCTGGTGGAACGGAAGCCGGGGGTTTCGGACCGGCGGCAGAAGCTGGTGGCCGCCACCGCGGAAGGCCGGAAGGTCCACGGCTCGGCACAGAAGGCCACCAAGGCCGCCGAAGCCCGGCACCTGAGCATGCTCTCCGAGCGGGAAGTGGCCTCGCTGCGGGCAATCCTCCGCAAGGCCGTGTGGGCCGAAGAGACGCCCGCTTAA
- a CDS encoding amidohydrolase family protein: MCMRYELGIDAAKVDAIDMHVHLEVDGHGHESLPPALTEASAKYFKAEDRSPSLDRIAETYRELNMAAVVFTVDARTQLKHEPNSIPDLIAGAARNNDVLIPFGSVDPRTGEEAIARAKHQAIELGARGFKFHPSLQGFDPSNEQFYPLWETLQELGLPAIFHTGQNGMGAGLPGGYGIKLGYSNPLLLDAVAADFPELQIIMAHPSVPWQDEANSIATHKANVFIDLSGWSPKYFPESLVRMSNSVLQDKVLFGTDFPLITPQKWLGAFADLPLKDEVRPKILKHNAVRLLGLGG; encoded by the coding sequence ATCTGTATGCGTTACGAACTCGGCATCGATGCCGCCAAAGTCGATGCGATTGACATGCACGTTCACCTGGAGGTGGACGGCCACGGCCATGAATCGCTGCCGCCGGCCCTGACCGAGGCGTCCGCGAAGTACTTCAAAGCCGAGGACCGTTCCCCGTCCCTTGACCGCATCGCTGAAACCTACCGGGAACTGAACATGGCCGCCGTCGTGTTCACCGTGGACGCGCGGACCCAGCTCAAGCACGAGCCGAACAGCATCCCGGACCTGATCGCGGGCGCCGCGAGGAACAACGATGTGCTCATTCCGTTCGGCAGCGTGGACCCGCGCACCGGGGAAGAAGCGATCGCCAGGGCCAAGCACCAGGCCATTGAACTCGGGGCCCGCGGTTTCAAGTTCCACCCCTCCCTGCAGGGCTTCGACCCCTCCAACGAGCAGTTCTACCCTCTCTGGGAAACACTCCAGGAACTCGGACTGCCCGCGATCTTCCACACCGGCCAGAACGGCATGGGCGCAGGCCTTCCCGGCGGTTACGGCATCAAACTGGGCTACTCCAACCCGCTCCTGCTTGATGCAGTGGCAGCCGATTTCCCCGAACTGCAGATCATCATGGCCCACCCCTCGGTGCCGTGGCAGGACGAGGCCAACTCCATCGCCACCCACAAGGCCAATGTCTTCATTGACCTGTCGGGCTGGTCACCAAAGTACTTCCCGGAGTCCCTGGTGCGGATGTCCAACTCGGTCTTGCAGGACAAGGTTCTGTTCGGCACCGACTTCCCGCTGATCACTCCCCAGAAGTGGCTCGGCGCGTTCGCGGACCTCCCCCTGAAGGACGAGGTCCGGCCCAAAATCCTCAAGCACAACGCCGTCCGCCTGCTCGGGCTCGGAGGCTGA
- a CDS encoding MFS transporter yields MSETPLTAKRGTAASRDPRTWSRAKRNRYGWFMTFSLLFLMMLSWADKAVLGIAAVPLMKQLGITPEQFGLVGSAMFLTFGVAQLVAAPIANKVSSKWILLVLCLLWSVAQVPILLFASLPALWASRLLLGAGEGPLAPVLMHGIYKWFPEKKGATPAALASSGVTLGIVAFAPVLAWVIGQFGWQTAFAVLATVGLIWSVFWVTVGKEGPYTSRKAEQEIDGIAPKEAPVVSEAKVSYWRTILSPSWIFAVLASFFGYWTFTLAMSWGPAYFQNVLGFTGQQSGAMIALPAAWGTIATVGLSALTQRLHLKGVPTRKARGWVLGGAGSFAGACLVGATMTASPALSIALMVFGFGTAPALFAITYLVVAELTTIGQRGANLSIANAVLTTGGVFAPAVSGFLIGGAATPAEGYRAAFALAGGLLLTFGILALVFVNQQRDRRRLGLDATAVPAAAASPVGSATVAGAAPASIASPASLEAGHRA; encoded by the coding sequence GTGTCTGAAACTCCCCTCACCGCAAAGCGGGGCACCGCGGCTTCCCGCGATCCCCGCACCTGGTCCCGGGCTAAGCGCAACCGCTACGGCTGGTTCATGACGTTCAGCCTTCTCTTCCTGATGATGCTCAGCTGGGCTGACAAGGCAGTCCTCGGCATCGCCGCCGTGCCGCTGATGAAACAGCTGGGCATCACGCCCGAACAGTTCGGTCTCGTGGGCAGTGCCATGTTCCTGACCTTCGGCGTGGCCCAGCTCGTGGCCGCACCCATCGCGAACAAGGTGTCCAGCAAGTGGATCCTGCTGGTCCTGTGCCTGCTGTGGTCCGTAGCCCAGGTCCCCATCCTTCTGTTCGCCTCCTTGCCTGCACTCTGGGCAAGCCGCCTGCTGCTGGGAGCCGGCGAAGGCCCGCTGGCGCCGGTTCTGATGCATGGCATCTACAAGTGGTTCCCCGAGAAGAAGGGCGCCACCCCGGCGGCACTGGCCTCATCCGGCGTGACCCTGGGCATCGTGGCATTCGCCCCCGTCCTGGCCTGGGTCATCGGGCAGTTCGGTTGGCAGACCGCATTCGCGGTGCTGGCCACCGTGGGGCTGATCTGGTCTGTTTTCTGGGTCACCGTGGGTAAGGAAGGCCCGTACACCAGCCGGAAGGCTGAGCAGGAAATCGACGGCATCGCGCCGAAAGAAGCTCCGGTGGTTTCGGAGGCCAAGGTTAGCTACTGGCGCACCATCCTCTCCCCCAGTTGGATCTTTGCGGTGCTTGCCTCCTTCTTTGGCTACTGGACGTTCACCCTTGCCATGTCCTGGGGACCTGCTTACTTCCAGAACGTACTGGGCTTCACCGGGCAGCAGTCCGGTGCCATGATCGCCCTCCCGGCCGCCTGGGGCACCATCGCCACCGTCGGTTTGAGCGCGCTGACCCAGCGCCTGCATCTGAAGGGCGTTCCCACCAGGAAGGCACGTGGCTGGGTACTGGGCGGCGCAGGCTCCTTTGCCGGGGCCTGCCTGGTTGGGGCGACCATGACCGCTTCCCCGGCGCTGTCGATCGCCCTCATGGTCTTCGGCTTCGGCACTGCCCCGGCACTCTTTGCCATCACCTACCTCGTGGTCGCAGAGCTCACCACCATTGGGCAGCGCGGTGCCAACCTGTCCATCGCCAATGCAGTCCTCACCACCGGCGGAGTCTTCGCGCCGGCGGTCTCCGGCTTCCTGATCGGCGGTGCGGCCACGCCTGCTGAAGGTTACCGGGCAGCTTTCGCCCTTGCTGGCGGTCTTTTGCTGACGTTCGGCATCCTTGCGCTGGTCTTCGTCAACCAGCAGCGCGACCGCCGCAGGCTGGGCCTTGATGCAACTGCCGTCCCCGCGGCCGCTGCATCCCCTGTTGGTTCGGCCACCGTTGCCGGCGCGGCGCCGGCGTCCATCGCGTCGCCGGCGTCCTTGGAGGCAGGCCACCGGGCATAA
- a CDS encoding YidH family protein: MEDLKPGRERSGFSERVLRGGTEPDPRFTLANERTFLAWIRTALALLAGGVAVEAFAAELFGAGLRKSVAVLLLVLALLIGGGSFFRWLKVERSMRRKEPLPLPWTAPILAIGGALVAGTMMVFVLGRPF, from the coding sequence ATGGAGGACCTCAAGCCTGGCAGGGAACGATCCGGCTTCTCGGAGCGTGTCCTGCGCGGCGGCACCGAGCCTGACCCCCGGTTCACGCTGGCAAACGAACGCACCTTCCTGGCGTGGATCCGGACCGCGCTCGCGTTGCTGGCCGGAGGGGTCGCCGTCGAAGCCTTCGCGGCCGAGCTCTTCGGCGCCGGATTGCGTAAGTCGGTAGCCGTTCTGCTGCTCGTGCTCGCACTCCTGATTGGGGGCGGGTCGTTCTTCCGCTGGCTGAAGGTTGAGCGCTCCATGCGTCGCAAGGAGCCGCTTCCGCTGCCTTGGACTGCCCCGATCCTGGCAATCGGCGGCGCACTCGTGGCCGGGACAATGATGGTGTTCGTCCTCGGCCGCCCCTTCTGA
- a CDS encoding DsbA family protein gives MSPANEIRKSKAERTSEAREKARLIREAQLKKDKRNKLLIGWGIVVAVVAILAVVALVVTTTMRQNAPIADQGPTPANGNIHGGITLLANSEVAKSEPATVDAASVGEPPQAAPAEVVAPGAQAEAGKPVKVVLYIDFICPVCKNFEAQYNEQLTSLRNEGKISVEYRALGFLDSRSSTNYSSRAANAAACVVNESPEKYAAFVDALFAKQPAEGSAGISDNDLKKMATDVGAKPIDTCVDDKTYRPFVKFTTKEAAAIGVTGTPTVFVDGQQWGKGASAQTPFPDFLQAAIAAKG, from the coding sequence ATGAGCCCCGCAAATGAAATACGTAAGTCCAAGGCTGAGCGCACTTCGGAGGCGCGCGAGAAGGCCCGCCTGATCCGGGAGGCCCAGCTTAAGAAGGACAAGCGCAACAAGCTGCTGATCGGCTGGGGCATCGTGGTGGCCGTGGTGGCCATCCTTGCGGTGGTGGCTCTGGTGGTGACCACGACGATGCGGCAGAACGCGCCCATCGCCGATCAGGGACCAACTCCGGCCAACGGCAACATTCACGGCGGCATCACATTGCTCGCCAACTCCGAGGTTGCCAAGTCCGAACCGGCCACCGTTGACGCCGCGTCCGTGGGTGAACCGCCGCAGGCCGCCCCTGCCGAGGTGGTTGCGCCGGGCGCCCAGGCCGAAGCCGGCAAGCCGGTCAAGGTGGTCCTGTACATCGACTTCATCTGCCCGGTCTGCAAAAACTTCGAGGCCCAGTACAACGAGCAGCTGACCTCGCTGCGCAACGAGGGCAAGATCAGCGTCGAATACCGCGCCCTTGGCTTCCTGGACAGCCGGTCCTCCACCAACTACTCCTCCCGTGCAGCCAACGCGGCCGCCTGCGTTGTGAATGAGTCCCCGGAAAAGTACGCCGCCTTCGTTGATGCGCTCTTCGCCAAGCAGCCTGCCGAAGGCTCCGCGGGCATCTCCGACAATGACCTGAAGAAGATGGCCACCGACGTCGGGGCCAAGCCCATCGACACCTGTGTGGATGATAAGACCTACCGCCCGTTCGTGAAGTTCACCACCAAGGAAGCCGCCGCCATCGGTGTGACCGGCACGCCCACCGTGTTTGTTGATGGCCAGCAGTGGGGCAAGGGCGCCAGCGCCCAGACCCCGTTCCCGGACTTCCTCCAGGCCGCGATCGCCGCGAAGGGCTGA
- a CDS encoding acyl-CoA dehydrogenase family protein encodes MRTETTLAAGQATASPERLYGVCDYYDAESLLTDGERRVLGRLRSFLDEKAHPLLADHWERGEFPAELGQPLIDLDLMEPAELTGGASGAQPVPARGIYQGFRIFELARTDASLATWYTAQAGLFRTAIRVGASEAQQREWMPRVIDFSLKGVFSLTEPESGSDIAGGLSATARREGDGWILDGEKRWIGGASTADVLAVFARDVADGQVKAFLVEREAPGVTLEKIHGKTSLRMMQNAHITLTGVRVPEVMRLHNVNSFRDVAAMLRAMRSDVAWIATGLQAGAFEAALGYVNERKQFGRSLGSFQLVQEKLARMLGNVTSSLSLVVRLTEQQAKGIYRDQDSALAKMQTSLLMRETVALAREVVGGNGITLDTDVARFHADAEAVYSYEGTHEINALIIGRALTGESAFTR; translated from the coding sequence ATGCGCACCGAAACCACCCTGGCCGCAGGTCAGGCAACGGCAAGCCCGGAACGACTGTACGGCGTCTGTGACTACTACGACGCCGAATCGCTGCTGACCGACGGCGAACGCCGGGTCCTGGGCAGGCTTCGCAGCTTCCTGGACGAGAAGGCGCACCCGCTGCTGGCCGATCACTGGGAGCGCGGCGAGTTCCCCGCCGAATTGGGCCAGCCGCTGATCGACCTGGACCTGATGGAACCGGCCGAACTGACGGGCGGGGCCTCCGGTGCTCAACCTGTTCCGGCCCGCGGCATCTACCAGGGCTTCCGGATCTTCGAACTCGCCCGCACGGACGCTTCGCTGGCCACCTGGTACACCGCACAGGCGGGGCTTTTCCGCACAGCCATCCGTGTGGGCGCCTCCGAGGCCCAGCAGCGGGAGTGGATGCCAAGGGTGATCGACTTCTCGCTCAAGGGTGTCTTCTCACTCACCGAACCCGAGTCCGGTTCGGACATTGCCGGCGGACTGTCCGCCACGGCACGGCGCGAGGGGGACGGCTGGATCCTGGACGGCGAGAAGCGCTGGATCGGCGGCGCTTCCACCGCGGATGTCCTGGCCGTGTTCGCCCGGGATGTGGCGGACGGACAGGTAAAAGCCTTCCTCGTCGAGCGGGAGGCGCCCGGGGTGACGCTGGAGAAGATCCACGGCAAGACGTCCCTGCGGATGATGCAGAACGCCCACATCACCCTCACCGGGGTCAGGGTGCCCGAGGTCATGCGCCTGCACAACGTGAACTCCTTCCGCGACGTCGCGGCGATGCTGCGGGCCATGCGCTCGGACGTCGCATGGATCGCCACCGGCCTCCAGGCCGGCGCGTTCGAAGCGGCCCTGGGCTACGTCAATGAGCGTAAGCAGTTCGGCCGGAGCCTCGGCTCGTTCCAGCTGGTCCAGGAGAAACTCGCCCGGATGCTCGGGAACGTCACGTCCTCCCTGTCCCTGGTGGTGCGGCTGACCGAACAGCAGGCCAAGGGCATCTACCGCGACCAGGACTCAGCCCTGGCCAAAATGCAGACGTCGTTGCTGATGCGCGAAACAGTGGCTCTGGCCCGCGAGGTGGTGGGCGGCAACGGCATCACCCTGGACACCGACGTTGCCCGCTTCCATGCGGACGCCGAAGCCGTCTATTCCTACGAGGGAACCCACGAGATCAACGCACTCATCATCGGCCGGGCCCTCACCGGCGAAAGCGCCTTCACCCGCTGA